Below is a genomic region from Mycobacteriales bacterium.
GCCATGGCAACACCCCTATCCGATCAGGGTGTTGCGACGATCCCTTGAACCCAAGGCCACCTTTTCAGGCCCAGATCTGCACGGAGTGGTCCGGTCCGATCGGCTCCGTAGCCGATCCTGGATCCTGTCGAAGGTGAGTGACCGGGCCCGCTGGACACCGGAGAATCGCCGGCCGTCGCGTCGGGAGGCCAGTTGGGCAAGACGCTGGCCAGTAGCTGCGGAGTCCGGGTGGTTGGCAGAGCCCGATCGGCAAGCCCCGCGGAAACCCATGCAGGTGGGCGATCTCGGTGCCACCCATTCCGACGATCGCCGGCACCCACTGGTGCTCGGAACCAATGCGGCGATGACCGGGTGGGTCCGTCCGCTCGACGCCGATGCGAACTGCACTCCTGCGGCGACCCCGGATCCCCTCAATTCTCCCGAGCCGCAGGACATCTGCCGCAGGACATCTGCGCATGGCAACGCGCCGCACCACCATGGACGGCCCGAGGATGAAGCTCTGACCGCTACCGTCGGCGGCCATGACCGCCCTGCTCCCCACCACCTCCCGCATCCTTCTCGCCCGTACTGCGCGGGCCCAGCGCGACAGCCGGGTGCCCTCACTGCTGACGGGGGTGGTCCGCGAGGGGGCTCTCGTCTGGTCGGCGGCGCGCGGCGCCGTCCAGGAGCCGCACGACGACGTGCAGTACCGGCTCGGCTCCATCACCAAGACGGTCACCGCAATTGCCGTGCTGCGGCTGCGCGACGAGGGGCTGCTCGGACTGGACGACCCGCTCGACCGGCACCTGCCGGGCACGCCGTTCGGCGACCGGACGGTCGGCCAGCTGCTCGCACACGGCGCGGGACTGCGTGCGGAAAGCCCCGGCCAGTGGTGGGAGAGGGTGCCGGGACCGCCGTGGGACGGGCTCGCGCTGTCGGCGGACGACGTGAAACATCCCGCGGGAAGGCGCTTCCACTACTCCAACCTCGGCTACGGCGCTCTGGGTGAGGTGGTCGCCCGGTTGCGGCACCGTCCGTGGGCCGAGGTCGTGCGCGAGGAGGTCCTGCTGCCGCTGGGCATGTCGCGCACCACGCCGCGGCCATCGGGGCGGGCGGCGCAGGGCTTCGCCGTGCACCCGTGGGCGGACACGCTGCTGCCCGAGCCGGAGGAGGACGCCGGCGCGCTGGCACCGGCCGGACAGCTGTGGGCGACGCTGACCGACCTCGCCAGCTTCGCCGCCTTCCTGCTCGGCGACACCGGCGATGTGCTCGCGGGCGCGACGCTCGAAGAGATGGCCGAGCCGTCAGGCGTCGACGCCTCGGCCCGGACCTGGTCGGCGTACGGCCTCGGGCTGCAGGTGGTTCGGCAGGGCGACCGGACCCTCGTCGGACACGGTGGCTCGATGCCCGGCTTCCTCGCGTCGGTGTTCATCGACCGCGACGAGGATCTCGGCACGGTCGTGCTGTGCAACGCGACCAGCGGCCTGGACGGCACACTGGTGGCCGACCTGCACGCGACGGTGCGCGAGGCCGAGCCGGCGCTCGGCCCCACCTGGTCGGCCGCGAAATCGTTGGACCAGGAGGCCTTCTCGCTCGTCGGCACCTGGTACTGGGGCACCTCCGCGTACGGGTTGCGGCTGCGCGCCGACGGGCTGCTGGACCTGGTGGGGCTGGTCGGGGCCGGGCGGGCGACCCGCTTCCGGGCGCGCGGCGACGGCAGGTGGATCGGGCTGGACGGCTACCACGCCGGCGAGCTGTTGCAGCCGGTCCGGTCGGCCGGCGGCGACGTGATCGCGCTGGACCTCGGGTCCTTCGTCTTCAGCCGTACGCCGTACGACCCGGCGGCGCCGCAGCCGGGTGGGGTGCATCCCGGCGGCTGGGGGTCTCACCAGGCGGCGGGCGAGTAGTCCTTGAGGAACACACCGAACAGGTCCTCGCCGGCCTCGCCCCGCACGACCGGGTCGTAGACCCTCGCGGCTCCGTCGACCAGGTCCAGCGGGGCGTGGAAGCCCTCGTCCGCCAGCCGTGCCTTGGTCGGGTGCGGCCGCTCGTCGGTGATCCAGCCGGTGTCGACGCTGGTCATCAGAATGCCGTCGGTCTCGAACATCTCACGCGCGCTGGTGCGGGTCAGCATGTTCAGCGCGGCCTTGGCCATGTTGGTGTGCGGATGCCCCGGGCCCTTGTAGCCGCGGCCGAACTGCCCCTCCATGGCGGACACGTTCACGACGTACGTGCGGCGGGCCGGCGACGCGGCCAGCGACGGCCGGAGCCGGCTGACGAGAACGAACGGCGCGGTCACGTTGCACAGCTGCACCTCGAGCAGCTCGAGCGCGTCGACCTCGTGCACCTGCTGGGTCCAGCTGTTCACGGCGTCGAGGTCGGGGACCAGACCGCCGGCGTCGATGGCCGTGCCGTCGGCCACGCGGTCCAGCGAGGCCGAACCGCTGGTGAGCGCCAGCGCGGTCAGATTGTGCGCGTCGAAGGAGTGCTGCGCGGTCTGCTCGCCGCGGGTGAGCTGCAGCGGGCCGTGCCCGAGGTCGAGCAGCCGCGGGCCGGGCCCGGCCGGAAGCGGCGCCGACTCCGCCGCCACCAGCTGGGCGTACGACCCGGCGGTGCGCCGCACCGTCTGCGCCGCGTTGTTGACGAGGATGTCGAGCGGGCCCTGCGCGGCGACCCGGTCGGCCAGGGCGATGACCTGCGCCGGGTCGCGCAGGTCGATCCCGACGACGGTCAGCCGGTGCAGCCACTGGTCGCTGTCGGGCATCGCGGTGAAGCGGCGCACGGCGTCGTGCGGGAAGCGGGTGGTGATCGTGGTGTCGGCGCCGTCCCGCAACAGGCGCAGCGCGATGTACATACCGATCTTCGCCCGCCCGCCGGTGAGCAGGGCGCGCCGGCCGGTGAGGTCGGTGCGGGCGTCCCGCCTGCTGTGGTTCAGCTCCGCGCAGCTCGGACACAGCTGGTGGTAGAACGCATCCACCTCGCGGTAGCGCTGCTTGCAGACGTAGCAGGAGCGGGGGTTGAGGAGCGTGCCGACGACCTGCGCTCCGGAGGCCTCACCGATCGGGAGGCCGCGGGTCTCGTCGTCGATCCGGCTCGGCGCGGCCGTCGCGGTGGCGGCGGTGACGGCGGCGTCGTTGGCCAGGACCTGCTCACGCTTCTCCCGGCGGCGCCGGATCTTCACGCTCTTGTAGACAGCGGCCGTCGCCTCCCGGATGCGCACCGCGTCCGGGTGGCCCGTCGGCAGGTCGTCGAGGTCGCGCAGGACGTCGAGGACGGTCTGCAGGCGCGCCGGATCGATGCCGGGCTGGTCCGTCATGGAGGTGCCGTGCTGCCTGTTCGTGGGGTGAGAGGGCCGGCGACAACTCTAGGCGGAGGCCGGCCTGACGTCGCCGCGCAGGTCCCCCACCACGTCACCCGTCACACCCGCCCGCACCGCGCGGCGGCCGGGCCCGAAGACGTACGCCAGGAAGAGCAGCTCGGCCGTCACACCGATCGTCAGCCGCGCCCAGGTGGGCAGGCCCGAGGGCGTCACGAACGCCTCCAGGAAGCCGGAGACGAGCAGCACCAGCGCGAGCCCGAGCGCCCCGGCGACCAGGGCGCGGCCCTCCTCCGCGAGCGCCCGCGACCTCGTACGACTGCCGGGGTCGACGACGGTCCAACCGAGCTTCAGGCCCAGCCCGCAGGCGACGAAGACGGCGGTCAGCTCGAGCAGCCCGTGCGGGAGGATGAGCCCGAAGAACAAAGCGGTGCGGTCGTTGGCGGCCATCAGCCCACCGGCGATGCCGACGTTGACGGCGTTGCTGAACAGCACGTACAGCACCGGCAGGCCGAGGAAGACCCCGAACAGGATCGCCTGCGCGGCGACGTAGGCGTTGTTGGTGAACACCCGCGCCGCGAAGTCCTGCGCAGGGGCCGAGCTGTAGTAGTTCTCGAAGTCCTGCTCGACGAGCTGCTTGACGACATCGGGCGGCGCGACCGACAGCTGCGCCTCCGGGCTGCCGGCGATCCAGCCGCCGACGGCAAAGGAGACGAGCAGGAAGCCCAGCGCCGCACCGAGCCACCAGCGGCGGGTGCGGTAGCAGACGGCCGGGAAGTCGAGCGTCAGGAAGCGGGCGGCGTCGCTCCAGGACGCGCGGCGGCCGCCCGCGACGACGCCCCGCGCCCGCGCCACGAGTGAGGACAGCCGGCCGACGAGGGCGGCATCCGGGCCGGCGCTCTGGACGACCGACAGGTGCGTCGCGACCCGCTGGTAGAGATCCACCAGCTCGTCGACCTCCCCGCCGGACAGCGCGCGCGGTCGCGAGGCCCGGCGGAGCAGGTCCTCGAGCCGCGCCCACTCGGGACTGTGTGCGGCGACGTAGGCGTCGAGGTCCACCCGTGCAGACTAGGGGCGCTGCCGAGAGCCGGCGCGGTGAGGAGGTCCGGTGTCAGCCCAGCTGGTGACCGGTGAGGCCGTCGCGCTCGACCTGCGGCCGGCCGCCCTGCCGTCGCGGGTCCTGGCCGGCGTCGTGGACGCACTCGCTCAGGGGCTGGTGCTGCTCGTGGTCGGGGCCCTCGCCACCGCGGTGTCCTTCACAGTGTCGAGCGCAGCCGCCGACGCGCTGGGCATCCTGCTGATCGTTCTCGTGCTGATCGTCTACCCGGTCACCTTCGAGACCCTGCTGCGTGGCCGCACGCCGGGCAAGTCGGCGATGGGGCTGCGCGTGGTGCGTGACGACGGCGGCCCCATCGGCTTCCGCCAGGCGCTCGTACGGGGCCTGGCCGGGGCCTTCCTGGAACGACCGGGCGTCACCCTGTTCACCGCCGGTGTGGCCACCTCGCTGCTGAACCCACAGGGCAAGCGGCTCGGGGACCTGCTCGCCGGGACGGTCGTGGTACGCGAGCGGGTGCCCGGCCGCGAAGGACCGGCGGCGAGCATGCCGCCGCCGCTGGCAGGCTGGGCCGCGCAGCTGGACCTGACCGGGCTGTCCGACGACCTGGCGCTGTCGGTGCGGCAGTTCGTCGGCCGCGCCCACCAGCTGACCCCCACCGCCCGCGAGGACCTCGGGAAGCGGCTGACCGCGGCGGTCACCGCAGCCGTGGGCCCGCCGCCGCCCGGCACGCCCGGCTGGGCAGTGCTTTCCGCTGTGCTGGCCGAGCGCCGGCACCGCGAGGAGCAGCGGTTGGCCGTGCGGCCGGGGCAGGAGCAGCGGCCGCCCGCGGAGCCGGCGTTTCCGGTGCCGCCGCCCGCGCCGCCGGCCGCGGCGCCGGCGACGCCGCCGACCCGGCCCGCGGCTTCGTCGCCCCCTCCAGAGGTTGGCTGCCCAGGCCCGCCTCAGGACCCCCCTCACACGNNNNNNNNNNGGCGGCACCGGAGACGCCGCCGACCGGGCCGGGCGGCTTCGTCGCCCCGTCCTGAGGTTGGCTGCCCTGGCCGGCGTCAGGACCCCCGTCTCAGGGCAGCACCCGGTCACCGAGCTGCGCCCGGATCACCTTCTTGTCGTACTTGCCGACGCTGGTCTTGGGCACCTCGTCGACCACGACCAGCTCGTCGGGCAGCCACCACTTGGCGACCCGCCCGGCCAGGAAGGCATGCAGGTCCTGCAGGGTCAGCTCCGCGCCCTCGCACAACGCGACGACCACCGCCGGCCGCTCGTCCCACTTCTGCGAAGGGATGCCGACGACGGCGGCTTCCCGCACCGCCGGGTGCGCCAGGACCGCCCCCTCCAGCTCGACCGAGCTGATCCATTCACCACCGGACTTCACCAGGTCCTTGCTGCGGTCGACGATGCGGAAGTAGCCGTCGCTCTCCATCACCGCCATGTCGCCGGTGCGCAGCCAGCCGTCGTGGAACGCCGCAGGGGACGGCCGGAGGTAGTCGGTGCAGACCCACGGCCCGCGGCACTCGAGCTCACCGACGCTCTCGCCGTCCCAGGGCAGCTCCTCGCCGCTCTCGCCGACGATCCGTGCCTCGAGCCCGGCGAAGATCGTGCCGGTCTTCGCGCGGACCTCGCGCAGCTCATGGGCGGGCAGCGCCCGGTGCCGGCGGCGCGGACGCGAGGCGGCGGCCACCGGTGAGGTCTCCGTCATCCCCCAGATCTGCACGATCTCGACGCCGAGTGCGTCGTAGGCCTCGAGCAGCGCGAGCGGCGTCGCCGCACCGCCGATCCCGATGGTGCGCAGCGACGACAGGTCCGCCGCACCGGACTGCGCCAGCGGCAGCAGCCCGGTCCAGATGGTCGGCACGCCAGCGGTCCAGGTGACCCGCTCCGACGCGATGATCCGGGCCAGGTTGGCCGGTGACGTGTCGGCTCCCGCGAGCACCAGCTCGGCTCCCGTGAACGGGGCGGCGTACGGCAGCCCCCAGCCGCAGGCGTGGAACAGCGGCACCACCGGCAGCACCCGCTCGGCCTCGGACAGCGCGAGGGCATCGACCATGCAGGCGGCCATCGCGTGCAGGTACGTCGAGCGGTGGCTGTAGACGACGGCCTTCGGCATCCCCGTGGTGCCCGAGGTGTGGCACATGCCGCAGGCGTCGTCCTCCGCCAGCTCCGGCAGGTCCACCAGCGGCGTGGCCGCGGCGCGGGCCAGCAGCTGCTCGCCATCCAGGATGCCGCCGATGCCGTCCGACCCGCCCGCGCCGAGCCGGACGTACGTCCGCACGCTCGGCAGCCGGTCGACCAGCGGCGCCAGCCGGGGGACCAGGTCGTCGTCGACGAACAGCACCGTGTCGCCCGCGTCGGCGACGACATGCTCGAGCTGCTCGTCGTGCAGCCGGATGTTCACCATGTGCAGGACCGCTCCGGCCAGCGGCACCGCGTAGTACAACTCGACGTGGCGGCTGCTGTTGTTGGCGAACGTCGCGACCCGGTCCCCCGGCTGCACGCCGAGTTCGCGCAGCACCGTCACGAGCCGGAGCACCCGGTCGGCCAGCTGACCGTACGTCGTGCGGGTCGAGCCGGTGGGCAGCGCGTCGACG
It encodes:
- a CDS encoding serine hydrolase domain-containing protein, which codes for MTALLPTTSRILLARTARAQRDSRVPSLLTGVVREGALVWSAARGAVQEPHDDVQYRLGSITKTVTAIAVLRLRDEGLLGLDDPLDRHLPGTPFGDRTVGQLLAHGAGLRAESPGQWWERVPGPPWDGLALSADDVKHPAGRRFHYSNLGYGALGEVVARLRHRPWAEVVREEVLLPLGMSRTTPRPSGRAAQGFAVHPWADTLLPEPEEDAGALAPAGQLWATLTDLASFAAFLLGDTGDVLAGATLEEMAEPSGVDASARTWSAYGLGLQVVRQGDRTLVGHGGSMPGFLASVFIDRDEDLGTVVLCNATSGLDGTLVADLHATVREAEPALGPTWSAAKSLDQEAFSLVGTWYWGTSAYGLRLRADGLLDLVGLVGAGRATRFRARGDGRWIGLDGYHAGELLQPVRSAGGDVIALDLGSFVFSRTPYDPAAPQPGGVHPGGWGSHQAAGE
- a CDS encoding SDR family NAD(P)-dependent oxidoreductase, translating into MTDQPGIDPARLQTVLDVLRDLDDLPTGHPDAVRIREATAAVYKSVKIRRRREKREQVLANDAAVTAATATAAPSRIDDETRGLPIGEASGAQVVGTLLNPRSCYVCKQRYREVDAFYHQLCPSCAELNHSRRDARTDLTGRRALLTGGRAKIGMYIALRLLRDGADTTITTRFPHDAVRRFTAMPDSDQWLHRLTVVGIDLRDPAQVIALADRVAAQGPLDILVNNAAQTVRRTAGSYAQLVAAESAPLPAGPGPRLLDLGHGPLQLTRGEQTAQHSFDAHNLTALALTSGSASLDRVADGTAIDAGGLVPDLDAVNSWTQQVHEVDALELLEVQLCNVTAPFVLVSRLRPSLAASPARRTYVVNVSAMEGQFGRGYKGPGHPHTNMAKAALNMLTRTSAREMFETDGILMTSVDTGWITDERPHPTKARLADEGFHAPLDLVDGAARVYDPVVRGEAGEDLFGVFLKDYSPAAW
- a CDS encoding stage II sporulation protein M; this encodes MDLDAYVAAHSPEWARLEDLLRRASRPRALSGGEVDELVDLYQRVATHLSVVQSAGPDAALVGRLSSLVARARGVVAGGRRASWSDAARFLTLDFPAVCYRTRRWWLGAALGFLLVSFAVGGWIAGSPEAQLSVAPPDVVKQLVEQDFENYYSSAPAQDFAARVFTNNAYVAAQAILFGVFLGLPVLYVLFSNAVNVGIAGGLMAANDRTALFFGLILPHGLLELTAVFVACGLGLKLGWTVVDPGSRTRSRALAEEGRALVAGALGLALVLLVSGFLEAFVTPSGLPTWARLTIGVTAELLFLAYVFGPGRRAVRAGVTGDVVGDLRGDVRPASA
- a CDS encoding RDD family protein, with product MSAQLVTGEAVALDLRPAALPSRVLAGVVDALAQGLVLLVVGALATAVSFTVSSAAADALGILLIVLVLIVYPVTFETLLRGRTPGKSAMGLRVVRDDGGPIGFRQALVRGLAGAFLERPGVTLFTAGVATSLLNPQGKRLGDLLAGTVVVRERVPGREGPAASMPPPLAGWAAQLDLTGLSDDLALSVRQFVGRAHQLTPTAREDLGKRLTAAVTAAVGPPPPGTPGWAVLSAVLAERRHREEQRLAVRPGQEQRPPAEPAFPVPPPAPPAAAPATPPTRPAASSPPPEVGCPGPPQDPPHT
- a CDS encoding long-chain fatty acid--CoA ligase, with protein sequence MQGLMGTQPLTVRTIFDRMRTVYAAGEVVDALPTGSTRTTYGQLADRVLRLVTVLRELGVQPGDRVATFANNSSRHVELYYAVPLAGAVLHMVNIRLHDEQLEHVVADAGDTVLFVDDDLVPRLAPLVDRLPSVRTYVRLGAGGSDGIGGILDGEQLLARAAATPLVDLPELAEDDACGMCHTSGTTGMPKAVVYSHRSTYLHAMAACMVDALALSEAERVLPVVPLFHACGWGLPYAAPFTGAELVLAGADTSPANLARIIASERVTWTAGVPTIWTGLLPLAQSGAADLSSLRTIGIGGAATPLALLEAYDALGVEIVQIWGMTETSPVAAASRPRRRHRALPAHELREVRAKTGTIFAGLEARIVGESGEELPWDGESVGELECRGPWVCTDYLRPSPAAFHDGWLRTGDMAVMESDGYFRIVDRSKDLVKSGGEWISSVELEGAVLAHPAVREAAVVGIPSQKWDERPAVVVALCEGAELTLQDLHAFLAGRVAKWWLPDELVVVDEVPKTSVGKYDKKVIRAQLGDRVLP